The following are encoded in a window of Desulfurobacteriaceae bacterium genomic DNA:
- a CDS encoding ATP-binding cassette domain-containing protein, giving the protein MVESSLRIENVNFRESKSWLFKEDVSFEIKRGEITLLFGPSASGKTTLFKILSYLLPPTKGKVLWNGKEIKSIQEANKKRKEVISLIPSQFLFFQNLNVKENLLFSATLSGKKEKEVKKRLEELIETFKFDGDEDIRKISLSFLLKKNIGELSNGQREIVSICRAFLIDAPFILADEMLRSFNEDAEKVVWNTFVNLARKEKKGILLITHKEHLKDYKEVDRIMRIKNRKVITEKGGKNEVS; this is encoded by the coding sequence ATGGTAGAATCCTCCTTGAGAATTGAAAACGTGAATTTTAGAGAGTCTAAGTCGTGGCTTTTTAAAGAAGATGTTTCCTTTGAGATCAAGAGAGGAGAAATTACTCTTCTTTTTGGACCTTCAGCATCGGGAAAAACAACCCTTTTTAAGATTCTTTCATATCTTCTTCCTCCTACCAAAGGAAAAGTTTTGTGGAACGGAAAAGAAATTAAAAGCATTCAGGAAGCAAACAAGAAACGGAAAGAAGTTATTTCTCTCATACCTTCCCAGTTTCTTTTTTTTCAGAACTTAAATGTAAAAGAAAACTTACTCTTTTCTGCTACTCTATCGGGAAAGAAAGAGAAAGAGGTAAAAAAGAGATTAGAAGAACTAATAGAAACTTTTAAGTTTGATGGAGATGAAGATATAAGAAAAATATCCCTTTCTTTCCTTTTAAAAAAAAACATAGGAGAACTTTCTAACGGACAGAGAGAAATAGTTTCAATATGTAGAGCTTTTTTAATTGACGCTCCCTTCATTCTCGCAGACGAGATGCTTAGGTCTTTTAACGAAGATGCAGAAAAAGTTGTCTGGAACACCTTTGTAAACTTAGCTAGAAAAGAAAAAAAAGGAATCCTCCTCATAACCCACAAGGAACATTTAAAAGATTACAAAGAAGTAGATAGAATTATGAGAATAAAGAATAGAAAAGTTATTACCGAAAAAGGGGGAAAGAATGAGGTTTCTTAG